In Sebastes umbrosus isolate fSebUmb1 chromosome 7, fSebUmb1.pri, whole genome shotgun sequence, the sequence GAATTTATTCTGGACCTCTGTCACGCTACAAGATAACTATATAAAGGATGAATAATGGATTGAATCTATTAAAATTTTACATTACGTGACAGCATTTGGTCTATTTACAGTGTCTCTcaatacatttacacacacatatatgtggGGCTAACCCGTGTGGGATACTGATGTTGGGTGTATCTGGTGATTATCTTGCCCTGCAGACAGCACACCAGAACGGGGAGGATGAGATCAGCTTGTCAACCCTGGGCCGTGTGTACACAATTGACTTTAACTCTATGCAGCAGATCAATGAAGACACAGGAACAGCACGCGGTATCCAGAGGAAACCAAATCCTCTTGCCAACCCTAATACAGGTAACACAGATCTTTTCAGACTAGTGAGATTTGTTTTGTGAAGATGACAgtgtattgtattttatcttaAAATAAAAGAGGAACAAGAAACACTCACTCTCAGCACCTGATgtcttaaatattttttaacctGCTCCACTAAGTAGGAAGGCAGCTGTAATCGGTTTGGAGTCACAACCGTGACCCAGTtctgtggagaaaaaaagtataaaagatAACTAATTGTTAACTACAGTATTTTGTTGCTATTATATAATCGATAAATCACCATGCATTTACTGAGTGCAAGTCAGTGGACATTTGTCACCCAGATTTGTGCTACTTTGACATCTTAAAGTGTGAAAATgggtagtttttttttctgttaaagcCGAGATTACAGCTGCTTTTATGTGAGATGGAGCAGTCGGTCGGTTGCCACGTCTTTTCCAATTGTGTGCATGTATAAACCCGATGTGTATGACACAGCTTCTCCATTGAGTGACAGCTGAGCTGTGACATTCGGTCGCAGTGTGGTTGAGGAAATGAACCTGACCTGTGCTCTGTCTTGTCTCCAGGGAGTCACCAGGAGGTTCGTCGAGAGGATGCACGAGCCCAGTTGATGAAGGAGGATCCCGAGCTGGCTAAGTGCTTTATCAAAACTCTGTTTGGGGTCTTGTATGAGGTGTACAGCTCATCGGCCGGCCCTGCTGTCAGACACAAGTGCCTTAGAGCCATCCTCAGGATCATCTACTTTGCTGATGCAGAGCTGCTGAAGGATGTGCTGAGGAACCATGCTGTGTCCAGGTAACGGGGCCCGGGCTATGGGCCACTTTGACATTCTTAAAGGAGGTTAATAACTTCTTTCAAAGACACCAGGGATCTACTGGTGTCAGTCTTGGAGGTGAAAGtgaattgactttttttttatatgtttatttctACAGTCACATTGCCTCCATGCTATCCAGCCAGGACCTGAAGATTGTAGTGGGTTCTCTGCAGATGGCTGAGATCCTCATGCAGAAGCTGCCTGATGTCTTCAGCGTCTATTTCAGAAGAGAAGGTAGTGTATAATCCCATGAAGAACTCATGTACTACTTTGTCTTTACATCAGTGTAGGTCATCTACTCTAGGGAGCAGACAAGtgtaaaggtctttgcacaccaagtccgtatttttcacATGCGTTTTCTAAAtccgtcatccgataaaaaaacgttacgcacagaaaccttgcgCACTGAGTCCGATGCGTTTTGGTATTCTATTTGTTGCGAAAAGTCGCAATACAAGACAAAAATGAATTTATTACGTGAgtgcaatggatagcgctagtccaaaacggggctaatgaatgacaTTATCCAGAAGCTAAAATGCAGCATGgggaaaaatgcagaaaatcaaacTTGTTCTGAAAACTTCAATGATGGACAAAAGTTTTGGAGTTGGTGTGTAAACATGATCgacacaacgtgaggtcgtatttatttttaaacgtgcaacAATTTCGGACGAAAAATAccgacttggtgtgcaaaggccttaagcCTGAGCATCTTCTAAAATGCATAACAAACGTGCTTTGAAGATTCTTctttttgagtcatttttcagGCCATCTTTGGTGGGAAATTTCATAGTTGAAAGCTGTATTTTCCGCAAAGCAAATCATTGAAGCTTTAGTGGTTGAGATTCACCTCAAATATAgagaacattattttttgttcaACTAGAGATCCCATTCCACAGTAGACAAACAATGTCCCCCCTATTAAAGCTTATAAATCCATTAGGCAAAAGGTCTCCTtcagtttttttacattttatgtttgcAGTAAGATGCATTGCTGCCAATGttttcctttgcatttccttTCTAGTGCATTATTCCTTGCATTGCCTGCACTTTACATTGATCCACAGTCCTTAAGACAATGTCTAATGCCTGtctttctcctttctcctccaggTGTGATGCACCAGGTGAAGAACCTGTCAGAGTCCGAGAGCTTTCTAGTCACTAGTCCCCCAAAGGCTTGCCCCAGTGGTACTGCCAGTTTGTGCACGACCACCATCAGCACTGCATCCACCACATCTTCTAATAATGCAACTCCTGATCTGGGCTCACCCAGCTTCCAGCACAGCATGGACGACTCACTGGACCTCAGCCCACAGGGGTGAGTGTGTGGCCACTTGTGGCTTCGATTTGGGTGTTTACAGACGTATTTTAAAAATAGGTTTCTAACACAGGCCCAGTGCTAGTGTCACACTGTAAACTATCCTCATAAACACAAATTGCACTTGCACCTGTGTTGAATCACCTAAAAACAGTTGGAGCTAAATTTGTTGCCTGACAACAAGCGCTACAATTTCTTTTGGAAACTGATAAACGGTAACATACATGAATTGCTTAATAAACACACTGAGGGGCCGTTCACATGTCGTGTCTAAAAACACCTGGAAAACGTCATcgttttatccaaggtgcttgggagTTTGCGCTCCTGTCacgcctgccgttactaagcaaccaaaacctgcgtgctgtgatgatgatgatgaagttttaTCAGTAAGCCTCACTGTCTAAACTAAACtcactcaaaacaaacaaatgtatttGCAGCACCGTAtatccctcacagtagctttactgtTGGTTTCTCCCAACCAGACATTATGATGTCCTCGGacagaaagggtgaagcaagtaaaatagtccgTGGTACAGATgttaaagctctgggtagccctgcactaaaatTATGAACTTCTccatatttactgtaaactgatATTTACGGAAGGAAGAAAAAATATCTGCTGGCTGTGGTTGTTTTTTCCTCATTACATGACATGCGTTGTGTGCTGCTGTcaaaaagttgaactatttttgtCAAGGGGGGAGCTGTCGCACACTGAAAACGAGGCGCTTGAGAACGCTTGTGCACCGTAATGGCGCCACTCTTGCTTTTGAGTGCACCTTCCGCGCGTCTACATTggcaacaatggatttgagggtGCAAAAAAACGCggcatgtgaacggcccctaaTGATGTCCAACACATGCTCATTGTATACTGATGTATGTTTTTCAGTCGTTATTGTAATGAATGGgaaaactgatttttttctttcccccctaAGAGAATTATACTAATTATTTTCTCCTCCATCAAGGCGGTTAAGTGATGTCCTAAAGAGGAAACGGCTACCTAAGAGAGGGCCCAGAAGGCCCAAATACTCTCCCCCAAGAGATGATGATAAAGTAGACAATCAGGGTAAGTTAAAGTGTTACTGtcactgtgtgcgtgtgtgcaatGTTTAAAGATCCCCCCTAGACATGAAAAAtctcaccattttttttttttttataacactgttttatatattttatatcactGCGCTATAGGGCAgcaactatttattattttcattgtctatcaatctgtcgattattttattgattaatcgattagttgttcagtctataaaatggtgaaaaatgtcagtgtttcccaaagcccaagatgacatcctcaaatgtcttgttttgtccacaactcaaagatattcagtttactgtcatagaggagtaaataaaccagaaaatattcatatttaagaagctggaatcagagaattttggctttttttatttattaaaaacttACTccaaccgattaatcgattatcaaaatagttttaaatGAATCGTTGTAGCTCTACTGAGCTACTGTGTAGATGAAAGTTGTCTAACACCTGCACTAGCAATGAGTGATGAACCTCATGAATCACTTTGCAACTATGAGATTGACAGCAGAAACAGATGCTGTTCAATAATCGGTGGCAGATTGAGTCATCCAGCATTGGCAGGTTTATCAATGATTCCTTGAAGCACATGCGAGTGGTCATGAATTGAAATGGCACTTTGTGGTCTTGGATGTATTCTTAACCCATCGATAACCCTCATAATCTACCTTCCTTACAGCCAAGAGCCCTACCAGTACTCAGTCACCCAAATCATCCTTCTTGGCCAGTCTCAATCCCAAGACCTGGGGCAAGCTGGGTGCCCAGACCAACAACGCCAACTCAGAGCCCTCACGCACAGCGGGGGTGAGTGGCCTGGCAAGGGCTCCTCCCAAGGACTCAATTTCAAATAACAGGTACGATGATGAGAGTTGAAGTTTCCCTGTTTTCCACTCCTGTATAATCCGTATTGCACTCCTTTTCTTGTGATTGATTTTAAGTGTTATTGCAGAATGATCAGCCACTGATTGTGGGAGTAATGTGTGGACTACCGTATGTAATcagggaaatgtgttttttattggtttatagagacaaaataaaagcctggaTTAAAGAACAGGCAAGTAAGTTTGTGGAGCGCTACTTCAACTCTGAAAATGTGGACGGCAGCAACCCTGCATTGAATGTACTCCAGAGACTTTGCACAGCCACCGAGCAGCTCAACCTGCAGGTAAAACATCCCATTATTGAAGAGCAAGCATAAGATAACATTACGAACAAGCTTGAGGACATGTATTTctgttgttgctgatgttgtccTTAAAAGTGTTGTTGAAAGTGTTAAACTTGATGACTAGAGAAAGCAAGAGAGATATAGATGCTAAAATTGTATGAAGTAATGTAACGCCAGCTctgagacatttttctgatgatGTGTTATGTTCCCGTTTTCCCAGGTGGACGGTGGTGTGGAGTGCCTGGTGGAGATCTCCAGTATCGTATCAGAATCTGATGTGTCGTCTTTTGAGATCCAGCACAGTGGGCTGGTGAAGCAGCTCCTGGTCTACCTGACCTCCAACACCGACAGGGACTTGCTCAGCCGCGACGTGCGACTCAAGAGGTTCCTCCATGTGTTCTCTGGCTGTCCGGTGAGAGAGACTAGAAAATAGTATATTACCGTATATTGTCAAAGAATTTTATGACTTTGGTAGTCTAATTATTCAgactttaatttcttttttcctgCCTGTTTCGTTTGCAGGTTCCAGGAATGGAGCCTGTTAGTCGTCTGGACCCGACAGAAAACGGTCCGTACCTGGCACTGGTGCACAAAATGAACAGCTGCCTGAGTCAAATGGAGCAGTTCCCTGTCAAAGTGCATGATTTCCCCAGTGGCAACGGCAATGGCAGCAGGTCTGtggcttttattatttatgttttgatcAAAAGTACTTCATATTTAAAATGCTTATGAGCAGTTTTGAAACAGTATAGTTTGTTAAAggtgtgttttttaatgtatcTTTCCAGGGGCTCTCAGGCACTGAAGTTCTTCAACACACACCAGCTCAAGTGTCAGCTGCAGAGACACCCAGATTGCACTAACGTTAAACAGTGGAAAGGCGGCCCTGTGAAGATAGACCCCCTGGCCCTGGTGCAAGCCATTGAGAGATATCTTGTTGTCAGAGGTAAGGGACTGTCGTAGACTATCGTGTGTCTCTTTTATTACAGATAGGGCCACCAGGAGATTCTCCTATGGTGCCTGTTTTTCCTCCACATTGTCCAAATGCCAAATATGTTCCTTTTGAATCATTCTTAAAATGGGTTATTCTGTGTTTCTGTAGTTGGGTTGCTAACTTGCTATCTTGTTTGTACAGGGTACGGCCGAATCAGAGAAGAGGATGAAGACAGTGATGACGACGGTTCAGATGATGAAATCGATGAATCACTGGTATGTGATACCTGTTCGTGCCAAATCAGGGTTAAACATTAATgcgttttttttcacttgctcAGTCGGgcaagtgggtcagaaatctacttgcccaaagtaattttttacttgcccctacacaaattgttttatttattagtggttatcaaaaaacaacaaagtacattttcatgttttaaaccGCTTTGCTCTCAAACTGCACAATACATAGTTGGAGTTTTGCCCCACACCCTGATaacacccaactaaactccctGGGCAAGCGGGAAATCCTTACTGTTGAGCCCTGCAAATAAGactattttttaaatctgtaatgTACACCTTTAATcctgtgttgatgtgtgtattGAGAGCTAAGTCCTGCTATCACTTCAGTATTATCAATAAATCGTATATGCAATTTATTGGTTACCCAGGCGGCGCAGTTCCTGAACTCTGGGAGTGTGCGTCACAGACTACAGTTCTACATCGGTGACCACCTGCTACCGTACAACATGACCGTATACCAGGCCGTACGGCAGTACAGTCTGCaagcagaagaagagagggagtcGACGGATGATGAAGCAAACCCACTGGGGCGAGCTGGCATCTGGACCAAAACGCACACAATATGGTAAAAATGTGTTCTATATGTATACTTATTGCTTACTTACAGAAGAGGTCTTGTGCCTCTAAATTTGTCTGTTCTGCATCTTCCAACTTTCTTAACCTTCACTGTCACTTTTGAAACAAGAGAGAAATGTTTTTGGGGATTTGTTTTCTGAAGCTCATTAGCCCGTCCTTGAACGGtcagacaaataaaacaaaatgtatctcATCATCAGCTAGTGGTGTCTAGCCATGcagatttatttgccaagtTTTTTGAGATAAACTCTACAGTGCAGTGTGAAGTACACAGGATGTGATAAGCACAGATGATCACCACCAGTTGGAATTGCAAATGATTATTGTCTTTAATGCAGTTAATCCTTAAAATGTTCAGATACCCAGAGTCTTTCACAAAGTTAAAGAGTTGAAACAAGGTATCTTCTGGTGAAAAATCTGTCCTACATGCTCATCAAAGCACACAGAGACTAAATGTCCCGTCTTGTTTCCTACCAGGTATAAGCCTGTGAGAGAGGACGAGGACGGCAGCAAAGACGCTGTGGGTGGAAAGAGGGGCCGAGCCCAGACTGCTCCCACCAAAACCTCACCTCGCAACGCCAAGAAGCAGGATGAGCTGTGGCATGGTGAGAATCTTCAATATCTCATAGTGAAGGGTTTTGTCAAACTAGACTCAACATTTCTAACTTGCTCTGAAAGATTGCAGCTGCTGGTCCAGTGCAGATTTAGGCAAAACATGTAGCATCTGCTTCTTTCCTTTACTTAGCTGTATATTAACTGTTTTACCTGTCAGAGTATAAGGGCTCAGCAAACCTATTTTTAACTGGGGAATTCCTATTATGATGTTTACAAATCAATAAGCAGTTGAGGGACAAGGACAAGAAGCACGTGATCAGTGTTTTAATCACACAGCTTCTCGTCGTCATATTTCATACAAGTCTGAATCTGTACAGTCGACTTCATCACTACTGTTGATTCCTGTCACTTCCAGATGGCGTGTGTCCCAGTGTCGTCAATCCCTTAGAGACATACCTCAGTTCGGAGCCACCAGAGACCATAACCTTTGATGACCCCTCTTTAGAGGTCAACCTGCTGCTGAGGGTCCTGCACTCCATCAGTAGATACTGGTTCTACTTGTATGATGTAAGTGTCCGTCCTAAAGAATTACAAGAGGAAGTCACTGACTTATAGTCAGTTTGTTACGTAAGAGATAATGCCTGACAAGGTGTACATTATCACGAGTTAATGGACGACATGgagtccattaattcctgattatGGACACATTGAAGGGCATTGTCCCGCTTATACCATGGTCACTTgcccaagaaaaaaacaaaaacattactttatatattttcatgcgttttgcgaccaaaatctaattttttcCCCCCCCAATCCATTCACTCACTTTAACTGGTAAGGGTTTGCTAATACCGGTAAAAATCATTACCATCCCATAAGATTGTTATGCAATGGAAACGTAGTTCACTGCTCCAGTAAATTGGACGAACCTTAGCTCTACGACCTGGCAACGGGAGATATTTCTAATTCGCTCAGCTCATAAAGCTCTTTGGCTCCGCTACGAGCCAGAACGCTAACGTTATGCTAGCAAGATTCAACGTCACAAACATTACGTATGGTTCATTGTCCCCAAATCAATATCAAGATATCACAAACAACTGTGTACTGTTGGCAGCAGTCTGAAGTAACGTTAGCAAGTTGAATAGTGAATGGGAGGTGACCGCTTACAGTTAGTTCAGAGGGGTAGGGTAACTTACATCTTGCAGCTTGTGTGCTACAGTCGGCACCCTATGGTGTTCAGAGGATGAGGCACTGAAGGACTGACGTTACACTCCCTGCTAAGATATTCTGATTTTTTCATAGCCAGCACATTCCTTTAGAACGATGAACAGACAGTTTCACTGGAACTACTTAGTAGGTTTCCATTATCAGGGAATTAATGGAgaccctgcagccaatcagaatcgagtattcacccAGGCCATGGTATaaaagtgtgtatatatacaagtaaataaacatttttgtttgttttgcagaaTGCTGTGTGTAAGGAAATCATCGCCACCAGTGAGTTCATTAACAGTAAGCTGACAGCCAAAGCTAACCGTCAGCTACAAGACCCGCTGGTCATCATGACGGGGAACATCCCTACTTGGCTCATTGAGCTCGGAAAGACCTGGTAAATGTTTCATACTTTAGACCAAAAGGAGGATTTGATCTTTCACCTGAATCGTACATCTTGACTACAAAACTGATATTTGTGTTGATGTTTgtctaattttctctctctctctacagtccgTTCTTCTTCCCCTTCGACACCCGGCAGATGTTGTTCTACGTAACTGCCTTTGACCGCGACAGAGCCATGCAACGCCTACTGGACACAAACCCAGAGATCAACCAATCAGATTCTCAGGACAGCAGAGTTGCACCACGTCTTGACAGAAAGAAGGTACAGTGTGATGCCATATTGAACTCTTGCATCTTGTTCGGTTCTGAATGGAATTGAAATGcgttctgcctttttataattgttgttttgtttgtttttttcttttggtacctattttagtttttaaggATTTAAAGATTTCTTTATGAACTTTTTTCTTGACCTGGCTTAAACCTAATTTCTTTGCTCCCTCGTCTCGTTTGTTTTCAGAGGACGATAAACCGCGACGAGCTGCTGAAACAGGCCGAGTCTGTGATGCAGGACCTCGGCAGCTCCAGGGCAATGTTGGAGATACAGTATGAAAACGAGGTATCGGTTATGTTAAAACTCATTAAATCATGACTTCAATGTCGGTGCAGTAAAATGCTTTCTCATTAAAGTTTCTTTGGAGAAGTGATTCTAATTTTGATCTTCTTCCAGGTTGGCACCGGTCTCGGTCCCACTCTGGAGTTCTACGCTCTGGTGTCTCAGGAGCTGCAGCGGGCTGATCTCGGCCTGTGGAGGGGCGAAGAGGTCACGCTGGCCAATCCTAAAGGTAGAAACACTTAGACACACTCAGGATATGTCAtattagcttttatttttcacttgtaCAACATGAAACACTGACACAGTTTTTATGGTttcaacatttgaaaatgtttttttgtttttttttcattttagtttaacagtagttttatatatacatacatacaaaatacatggttggagagcTGTGTAGGAATGGACATAATGTTTTATCTTCGCGCTACTTTATTGAAGCAATTTGCGGCATAGCGCCGTCTCCTGGAAGGTCAAATctgttcagtttctgtggttcaatagagttgacagaaattcatgctgtcctctttttttcggtagtgatatattatagctaaaaaactgaaataattttacatctatttttattttatttgttttttgcttattttacccaggcaatatcgtttcagtttagttttttatttagttttagtgcactaaaaatgtttttccctgcttattttcatttttagtttcagttttagcttATTGTAATATCACTGGACACTGCCACAGTGAAATGTATTAATAGAGTGTCTTATGTCCCCAAGTACATGTAGTGACTTTGCTCTGACAGTACTTGTTTCTCTGCCCAAACAGGAAGCCAAGAGGGAACTAAGTACATGTTCAGCTCCAGAGGACTGTTTGCGGTTCCCTTCGGCAGGACGACCAAACCAGCACACATAGCCAAAATCAAAATGAAGTTCCGTTTCTTAGGAAAGCTAATGGCCAAGGCCATTATGGACTTCAGATTGGTAATGACCTCTATTTTCTCTTTCTATCTTAATAGACTTTGGTATTTAGGAATGCTCTTCAAATATTGGTCCTTGACATTGGTCCGATACATGTTGCAGCATTTAAAACATTGCAtacgttttttatttttaactaacCATTTTCCACCTGCTACTTTTCCCAGCTGGACCTGCCCCTGGGGCTGCCCTTTTATAAGTGGATGCTACGGCATGAGATGTCTATAAGCTCCCATGACCTGGTGAACATTGACCCCAGTGTGGCCAAGTCCATCCAGCACTTGGAGGATATTATCCGCCAGAAGAAGAGGCTGGAACAGGACCGATCACAG encodes:
- the trip12 gene encoding E3 ubiquitin-protein ligase TRIP12 isoform X7; protein product: MHIDFATFCYNGLRKSTKKRSESPPAELPSFRRSTRQKTTGSCASTSRRGSGLGKRGAADARRQEKMADSDNNQDGANSSAARTDEASQGASASSSVAGAVGMTTSGESESDDSEMGRLQALLEARGLPPHLFGPLGPRMSQLFHRTIGSGASSKAQQLLQGLQATGDESQQLQAAIEMCQLLVMGNEETLGGFPVKSVVPALITLLQMEHNFDIMNHASRALTYMMEALPRSSAVVVDAIPVFLEKLQVIQFIDVAEQALTALEMLSRRHSKAILQAGGLADCLLYLEFFSINAQRNALAIAANCCQSITPDEFHFVADSLPLLTQRLTHQDKKSVESTCLCFARLVDNFQHEENLLQEVASRDLLTNIQQLLVVTPPVLSSGMFIMVVRMFSLMCSNCPCLAVQLMKQNIAETLRFLLCGASNGSCQEQIELVPRSPQELYELTSLICELMPCLPREGIFAVDVMLKKGSAQTTEGAIWQWRDDRGLWHPYNRIDSRIIETAHQNGEDEISLSTLGRVYTIDFNSMQQINEDTGTARGIQRKPNPLANPNTGSHQEVRREDARAQLMKEDPELAKCFIKTLFGVLYEVYSSSAGPAVRHKCLRAILRIIYFADAELLKDVLRNHAVSSHIASMLSSQDLKIVVGSLQMAEILMQKLPDVFSVYFRREGVMHQVKNLSESESFLVTSPPKACPSGTASLCTTTISTASTTSSNNATPDLGSPSFQHSMDDSLDLSPQGRLSDVLKRKRLPKRGPRRPKYSPPRDDDKVDNQAKSPTSTQSPKSSFLASLNPKTWGKLGAQTNNANSEPSRTAGVSGLARAPPKDSISNNRDKIKAWIKEQASKFVERYFNSENVDGSNPALNVLQRLCTATEQLNLQVDGGVECLVEISSIVSESDVSSFEIQHSGLVKQLLVYLTSNTDRDLLSRDVRLKRFLHVFSGCPVPGMEPVSRLDPTENGPYLALVHKMNSCLSQMEQFPVKVHDFPSGNGNGSRGSQALKFFNTHQLKCQLQRHPDCTNVKQWKGGPVKIDPLALVQAIERYLVVRGYGRIREEDEDSDDDGSDDEIDESLAAQFLNSGSVRHRLQFYIGDHLLPYNMTVYQAVRQYSLQAEEERESTDDEANPLGRAGIWTKTHTIWYKPVREDEDGSKDAVGGKRGRAQTAPTKTSPRNAKKQDELWHDGVCPSVVNPLETYLSSEPPETITFDDPSLEVNLLLRVLHSISRYWFYLYDNAVCKEIIATSEFINSKLTAKANRQLQDPLVIMTGNIPTWLIELGKTCPFFFPFDTRQMLFYVTAFDRDRAMQRLLDTNPEINQSDSQDSRVAPRLDRKKRTINRDELLKQAESVMQDLGSSRAMLEIQYENEVGTGLGPTLEFYALVSQELQRADLGLWRGEEVTLANPKGSQEGTKYMFSSRGLFAVPFGRTTKPAHIAKIKMKFRFLGKLMAKAIMDFRLLDLPLGLPFYKWMLRHEMSISSHDLVNIDPSVAKSIQHLEDIIRQKKRLEQDRSQTRETLQQALESLNMNGCSVEDLGLDFTLPGYPNIELKKGGKDFPVTIYNLEEYLRLVVYWTLNEGVSRQFESFREGFESVFPLHHLQYFYPEELDQLLCGSKSETWDVKTLMECCRPDHGYTHDSRAVRFLFEVLSSFDAEQQRLFLQFVTGSPRLPVGGFRSLNPPLTIVRKTFESTENPDDFLPSVMTCVNYLKLPDYSSIEIMREKLLIAAREGQQSFHLS